The following are encoded together in the bacterium genome:
- a CDS encoding PorV/PorQ family protein: MRKIFCVSLLLMIILASLPATAKMKKLGQAGMTFLSVGGSARATGMAEAFTFAKNDLASVFYNPAGLASVQNRAFFFNYTDWIADMSVANAAVAWNTGAYGVFSLHTQMMNYGDFNGTAISVADPRGYTDVDVGDVAGLALGLGYGYQMTDKFGLGGNVKYVNQKLGSNDTYMGDALEETGKQNKIGTVAFDFGTIYETGIRSVVLAMSIRNYSGQQLYENEEFGIPQTYKIGVSANLFELLPVSMGSDHRAMLALEGVDPADRPEFMNYGLEYTYMEKFSLRGGWSTQRREDGIGGLSLGAGVKLGSVGTNGRLDFSYSDFGSVLGSVMRVSIGGSF; encoded by the coding sequence ATGAGAAAAATATTTTGTGTGTCCCTATTGCTGATGATCATTTTGGCCTCGTTGCCGGCAACAGCCAAAATGAAAAAGCTGGGCCAGGCGGGAATGACGTTTCTTTCCGTCGGCGGCAGCGCCCGGGCGACCGGTATGGCGGAAGCCTTCACTTTCGCCAAAAACGACCTGGCGTCCGTGTTCTATAACCCGGCTGGTCTGGCCTCGGTGCAGAATCGCGCCTTTTTCTTCAACTACACCGACTGGATCGCCGACATGAGCGTAGCCAACGCAGCGGTCGCCTGGAACACCGGCGCCTATGGGGTGTTCTCGCTGCATACCCAAATGATGAATTACGGAGATTTCAACGGCACCGCTATTTCCGTAGCTGATCCACGAGGATATACGGACGTGGACGTCGGCGATGTTGCGGGCCTGGCTCTGGGACTTGGCTACGGCTACCAGATGACCGACAAGTTCGGCCTCGGCGGCAACGTCAAATATGTCAATCAGAAACTGGGCAGCAATGACACCTATATGGGTGATGCTCTGGAAGAAACCGGCAAACAGAACAAGATCGGTACCGTCGCCTTTGACTTCGGCACTATCTATGAAACCGGCATTCGCAGCGTCGTTCTGGCCATGTCCATTAGAAACTACTCCGGCCAGCAGTTGTATGAGAACGAAGAGTTCGGCATTCCGCAGACCTATAAAATCGGCGTCTCCGCCAATCTGTTTGAACTGTTGCCTGTTTCCATGGGCAGCGATCACCGCGCGATGTTGGCGCTGGAAGGCGTTGACCCGGCGGACCGCCCGGAATTTATGAACTATGGTTTGGAATATACCTATATGGAAAAGTTCTCCCTGCGCGGCGGCTGGTCGACCCAGCGCCGTGAAGACGGCATCGGCGGCCTCTCCCTGGGCGCCGGCGTCAAACTGGGATCCGTGGGCACGAACGGTCGGCTGGATTTCTCCTACAGTGATTTCGGCAGTGTGCTGGGATCAGTGATGCGGGTCTCCATCGGCGGTTCTTTCTAA